The genomic stretch AGTATTTACACCAACTTAGGCTACAAATACTATGTCTTTAGTTCAGAAAAGGGAAACACTTTTGCATTTACCAAATTGCATTTATCCTATGAAAATGCTGATATAAAATACTTTGAAAAAGATTGGGTAACCGAACCATCAGGTGGTCTCACATACTACTATTATCGAGATGTGGCAAAGTATTATCACGTAGAAAATATTGCCTTTGGAATGGAAATGGGCGTGGAGCTCAAGGCCGGTATTTTCTTTACTGAGTTTTCATTTGGCGCACAGTATAAAGGTGTAATTTCTAACGATACCCCTCCGGAAGAGTTTAGCGAAAACAGTGGTGATTTTTTTGATGACCTCGATTACTCTGGAATTGCACCGAGGCTGAGCATCAAAATGGGTTTTTACTTAGACTGATAATTGCGCTCGCCAAAAATTGATGAGCCAATTCGCACCATATTTGAACCCTCATCAATAGCTAATTGATAATCACCACTCATCCCCATAGAAAGAATGTCAAAATGCGGAAGCCCTAACTGGGCTTTTGCTTTTGAATAGATTTGAAATAAGCCTTTAAACTCATTTCTCACCTGTAGCTCATTATCGGTAAAAGTGGCCATCCCCATTAATCCACGAATACGAACGTTTGGGTATTTTTCTTCTGGAGATTCGGTCAACACCTCTGTCAATTCAACTTCATCAAAACCGAATTTGGTGTCTTCTTTAGCAATATGCACCTGCAGCAAGCAATCGATTACCCTATCATTTTTAGCTGCTTCTTTATCCAGTTCTTTAAGGCGCTTGGCTTTATCAATACCATGCACCAAGTGTACAAATGGCGCCATGTATTTTATTTTATTACCCTGCACATGACCTATCATGTGCCAGCGAATATCTTTTGGCAATTGCTCATATTTATCCGCCATTTCCTGAATCTTATTTTCGCCAAAGTCACGATGACCAGCTTCATAAGCTTCTGCAATATCTTCTACAGGTTTGGTTTTGCTCACAGCAATAAGCGTGGCTTTTCCTTCCAAAGCTTTGGAAAATTGCTTGATATTTTCGGCTACAAGTGAAGACATATTCAGGAGTGTTTTTAAAATGAACAGCTTAAAAATTGGAAAGTTTTAGTTTTCCAAAATTTGATAAATAGTAAGTCCACTTCTCAGTTTTGGCTCAATGTAAGTGCTCTTTGGCGGCATAGTTTTTCCAGCATCGGCAACCTGCTTTATTTGCTCCACCGCTACAGGATATAAAGCAAAAGCAATATCAAAGGCACCACTGTCTACCTTGCTCTTTAAACCTGATACACCTTCGGTTCCCGGCAAAAATCCAGCAC from Owenweeksia hongkongensis DSM 17368 encodes the following:
- a CDS encoding YggS family pyridoxal phosphate-dependent enzyme, which gives rise to MSSLVAENIKQFSKALEGKATLIAVSKTKPVEDIAEAYEAGHRDFGENKIQEMADKYEQLPKDIRWHMIGHVQGNKIKYMAPFVHLVHGIDKAKRLKELDKEAAKNDRVIDCLLQVHIAKEDTKFGFDEVELTEVLTESPEEKYPNVRIRGLMGMATFTDNELQVRNEFKGLFQIYSKAKAQLGLPHFDILSMGMSGDYQLAIDEGSNMVRIGSSIFGERNYQSK